Below is a genomic region from Salvelinus fontinalis isolate EN_2023a chromosome 2, ASM2944872v1, whole genome shotgun sequence.
GTCTTTTTGGGATATCATTGTGCcatattgttttgtttatttgacTGCATTACAAAAATGGCAAAGGCACATTTTTTCCAGTTATGATTTCATTATTTTTGGTTTAATTACTTGGATCAATCAAAAAAGAAAAGTGAACTTTTTAAATGTATTGCATATAAATATTTATTCTTATGTTCTTCAAGAGGTCTTGCTGGAAGGTACTGCGAAACAACAGGTCATTGTGCCACTGAAATACATTGTCCTAGAAATATGACTTCATATTGTGTCAACTTGAAACAACTACTGTAACTGTATGAGCTTGGTTGGATGAGGAATTCAGGTAAAAACACAGTCAGAAGCATGCAGGTTAAATGCATGGTATTCACCATTTTGAAGGAGTTGGACAATTATTATAAAATTGTGTTAAATTGTAATCTGTTGTAAATAATATTTTAGATTTAACCAGTCCCCCGTCTCTCAATGTATGTGTTAATGATGCTCTTATTTAAAATTGTATTATATGGTTCTATTCATCTAGAAGACAAACGTCAACACATGTACAACATGCTATTTATTCTAAATTAATTTAACTGCATCTGTTAAGGTCACTGGTAACCATGAGCTAAAAAATGGTCTTGTCAGGTTGGATGCCCCTTGAACTCCTTACAATCTCTTTTTGTAAAAAGTAAGAAATGAATTAAATTGATGCTCCCcaacttttgtataatttcagccaatAGTTTTGAAAGTGGTTCGCCCAAGCGAACCACTCATCATCCAATTttgtcatccattttgtatgttgttacattctgattttgtattttttgttgtaattCATATATGTTATgaatacaatatgttacaaaatttgttgtgcttaagatccTGGACTGCATCTTTAAAGTAAAGTTCCTAATGAATTATATAGACGTGTAGTGTTAGTgagatacttttggtcatgtagtgtatgtggaaacctgtttgtcgaacatctcatttcaaaatcatgggcattaatatggagttagtcccccccccccccccttgcggCTATAACAGCAACCACTCttcttggaaggctttccactagatgttggagccagtggtgtaaagtactttcaagtatttttacttaagttgttttttggtgtatctgtactttactatttatatttttgacaacttttacttcactacattcctaaagaaaataatgtactttttactcgatccattttccctgacacccaaaagtagtcgttacattttgaatgcttagcaggacaggaacatggtccaattcacacacgtatcaatagaacatccctggtcatccctactgcctcttatctggcggactcgctaaacacaaatgctttgtttgtaaattatgtctgcatGTTGTACtgggcccctggctatctgtacatttaaaaaaatatatatataataataaaaaagaaaaaaaagaattgtgccatctggtttacttaatattagcaatttgaaatgatttatacttttaattttacttttgatacttaaggacatttaaaaccaagtacttttagacttactcaagtagtattttactgggtgacttttacttgtcattttctattaacttctacttcatcacaatcccggatccgggagcacccccatcagtaaaaaagctgactagcatagcatagcatagcgtcacaagtaaatactagcatctgaatatcattaaatcacaagtccaagacaccagatgaaagatacacatcttgtgaatcaggccatcatttctgatttttaaaatgttttacagggaagacacaatatgtatttctattagctaaccacgatagcaaaagacaacttttttttttttcaccatttttttcttgcataggtagctatcacaatttcgaccaaataaagatataaatagtctctaaccaagaaacaacttcatcagatgacagtctgataacatatgtattgtatagcatatgttttgttagaaaaatgtgcatatttcaggtataaatcatagttttacattgcagccaccatcacaactctcaccaaagcaactagaataactacagagaccaacgtgaattacctaaatactcatcataaaacatttatgaaaaatacacagcgtacagcaaatgaaagacaaagatcttgtgaatccagccaatatttcagattttttgtgttttacagcgaaaacacaatatagcattatattagcttactacaatagccaaccacacaacatcaTTGATttaagccaacaatagcgataacgaataaaccagcaaaagatattaattttttcactaaccttctcaaacttcttcagatgacagtcctataacatcatattacacaatacatatagagtttgttcgaaaatgtgcatatttagcggcacaaatcgtggttatacaatgagaatagtagccaagctgccaacaaaatgtcgggagaaatcttgggagaggcacctaatctaatcagtaactaatcataaacttgactaaaaaatacaggttggacagcaaatgaaagatacattagttcttaatgcaaccgctgtgttagattttttaaattaacgttactacgacatacagcgtgcgttaaagcgagaccgcaccgaaattaatggcggaatagtagttttacatttttcaacagaacaacgatttaacatcataaatacttcttactttttgatgagctcccatcagaatcttgggcaagttgtcctttgtccagaggaatcgttgctcggttgtagattgtcgccttcaactttggaattagcagtaaacattagccatgtggcgaagacgtgtccaactcactataacgcagcactaagaaatatccgaaaatcgcaatatactgatataaactgatataatgttgttattttaaaccgagttatgatgtctttaacacctatatcgaataaaatcagagccggatatatctaaggcctataacgggagctttccagaacgcaatcctgaggtctgtcttgcgtcatggcgaatgttgaaaagattgcaccccacgttccaagaccatttatatggcctcagatctgcctagcaactccattccaattctcactatttgctgacatctaggggaaggcgtatgcagtgcatctcgaccaatagaagacatgcaaattaataaactgaccccagaacagcctgcctgatttcagatttctcacttcctcacaggaaaattgctccaacttgagttctgttttactcacatatataattcaaacggttttagaaactagagagtgttttctatccaatagtaataataatatgcatattgtacaagcaagatttgagtacgaggcagtttaatttggcgaacgaaatttttacaaagtgaaaacagcaccccctattgagaaaaggttttaaggtatctttacttttactcaagtatggtatttggatactttttccaccactggttggaacattgctgccattcagccacgagcatgagtgaggtcaggcactgatgttgggtgattaggcctggctcgttcCAATTTAtctcaaaggtgtttgatggggttgaggtcagagctctgtgcaggccagtcaagttctttcacactgatctcgacaaaccatttctttccactgctccagactccAATGGTGGTGATCTTTACACCTCTCCAGCCAATGCttagcattgcacatggtgatcttaagcttgtgtgcagctgctctgccatgaaaacccatttcatgaagctcctgacgaacagttattgtgctgatgttgcttccagaggcagtttggaactcagtagtgactgttgcaacagaggacaccATTTTTTCactcttcagcactcagcggtccatttctgtgagcttgtgtggcctataaCATTGCGTTGTTACTCCTAGACGTTGCCACttaacaataacagcacttacagttgaccagggcagaaatttgacaaactgacttgttggaatggtggcatcctatgaccgtgccacgttgaaagtcactgagctcttcagtaaggccattctactgccaatatttgtctattgagattgcatggctgtgtgcttgattttatatgcctgtcagcaatgggtgtggctgaaatatacgaatccactaatttgaaggggtgtccacatacttttgtatatataatgtTGATAGGTATCCTCAAACTGATTTTGGTGAAGATGTTTTGGTTTTTCTTTGTATTTCATTTTCCCTGCACATGTACTCTGATGCTGGATTGTTATAATTTATTAAACCCTGGTGTTGGtccttgtttatttttttttttatgtagtaTTTAGACTACAATAGCATGTATTATACCACTGTTGTGCAAATAAATAAACTAAAGCAGCCTTAAATTATGTATTCGGCTCATCATATTTTGTGGAGAGGACTGGCAAAGTACAGCCAGGATCAGTGGCACTTATGGTGCACTTGAGTAACCTACCATTACAATAAGGAACATTGTATTTCTATCTTTGTTGGCTGGCTCGCGCCGACCTCGGTATGACTGCAGCACCTAGAACAATGATGGTTTAGTATCTTTGTTTAGAAACTCTGGCTGTGTTCGAGAGGATCAAACCCGTAATGTATCATGGGGAAATTGTGACTGACCGATTGATCTACAAATAAGTTATTTATGATGCAGGTCAGTCAGTCGAAACAAGCCCTCTGCCTATAATCTACAGTAGGCGACCTGGAACAAGGGGAGAAGGCAAGCCAGCATTTCTATGGAAACTGTAACGCAGGTGGGGAGAGGAGCAGCTGATGTTTATGTTTGACAGTTAGCTACAGGTTGCTTTACAAATTTGTAAGGTAAGTTTCTCGCCTCTACAGATAAAGTAGCAAACAAACTCGAAATAACGTGTTTGGTATTTAGGAATCTAATTATCTAAATGTATAGTTAGACTTTATTGTAAGTACGGTCATAATGCAAGATACTTGCTAGGCTAGGTTGACCGTTCAGCTAGCAAGCGTCAGGGACGTGTTCAGCAGGACGTAACGGTTTGGAAAGTTCATATATAAATATGTAGAACAAACGAGTttgggcaggggtgtcaaacttagtccatggagggcctagtttCGGCAGGTTTTAGTTAATTCCTTTCAATTAAGGCCTAGACAACCAGttgaggggagttctttactaattagtgaccttaagtCAATTGACCTAtatattttgtgtgtatgtattgatatgtaaggTATGTGTgacgtttttaaatgtatgtagttatgtccttgagctgttcttatcaattaatgttctgtattatgtcatgttctgtgtggaccccagcTTCATGgtctttcgcaacagctaatggggatcctaatgaaaTAACAAGtgcaagggaggagcgaaaacctgcaTAAACTCAGCCtactgtggaatgagtttgagacATGTTCCCTAAGGCTTTGTCACAGAgccggctccaggcataagcgacataaaCAGTTGCTTAGGGCCCCCGGCCTCTAGGGGGCCACGAACCcaccaaaaatattttttacatttattttaggaactcagtcgggATCTCAACTTACTATTGAGAGTAAGAATAGGATAATgcaccaggtgcaatttagaattTTGGTTGAACATCATTCAGCGGTTTTTCTCtagttatgtcagtcactgaccgTCATTCAATTAGCCTTGCCAGCTAACCATTTTTAGGTttgtagttagtctagccagctatctaaacttgtagtaatcatggccaaatACCAACCAGGCACGTGCccagggccctgacctccagggagcccccattgattttgttattcaGTCTCACTCAGAAATCATAACATgtcataagtcatggcaaaatgtgtataattacaggaaattagctttaaaactgctaaataAATTATCCACCCCATTGGTAAAATggatagaattacaggaaattagctgtgAAACTGAATCTTTTTTCTgttctgccccatggcaaaatgagtagaattgcatgaaatttttTATGAAATTGCTACATTTTGTTTATGCCCAATGGTAAAATGTTTAGAATTTCACTATTTTCTATCTGCTGTTGAGGggagccactaaaatgttttgcagcATGTCGGAGGGCCTCCAACCAAATCTTGCTTAGGGCCCCTAAAAGGCTAGAGCCGGCCCTGTCACACAGCTCTAGCATTATGTTTAATTTATCTTTGTCTACAACATCACTCATAAACTGTACTAGACATCACTGAAATGTGTCAATGTTTTCGGCATCAAATCGCACTGTATGCATGCAAATCAGCGATGCAAATTGATTACCTGCCTGCAGACTGCAGGTATCATGGCAGGGACGTCGCGACATGATCGGGAGATGGCGGTGAATGCCAAAAAACAGCTGTCTGTATGCACAGACCCTGTGGATCGACTGAGGATGCAGTGTCTCGCACGAGGCTCTTCTGGCATCAAGGGTCTaggcaggtgagagagagaccagaataCTCTTATGTGTAGGGCACAGGTAATGGTTCTGGATCAAGTGATGTGTTGCCCAGGTCATCAACATCAAATGTTTGATACAGTAGCAGTAGTGATTGATCAAACATTGTACTATAGGCAATTCTGTCAAGAAGACAGCTCTAGATTGGCTTCTAAGATGCAAGGATTGTTTTGACAACGTTAACTCCAAGAAATTATTAATAATTTTCTTCAACTGCCacctatttatatattttttcttcttcaatGGTTTATCTGTCAGAACATTCAGGATAATGGATGATGACAACAACCGTATATTGGATGTGAAGGAGTTTATGAAGGGGCTTAATGACTACGGTGTCCTCATTGAGAAAGATGAGGCCATGACAATGTTTCAACGTTTTGACCGGGACAACAGTGGACTCATTGACTTTGATGAATTTCTCCTCACTCTCAGGGTAAATATGAGTGGTAGGGGTAAGCCTCTGAATTACATGATACATATGATCATACTTATTTAATCTGTGAATTTTGTCCATTATTTCTGGTTGTGCTGGTTATGATCACAGCCCCCGATGTCCAATGCCAGGAAGGAGGTGATCATGCAGGCCTTTAGGAAGCTGGATAAGACTGGTGACGGGGTGATCACTATTGAAGATCTGAGTGGGGTTTACAACGCCAAGTACCACCCCAAATATCAAAAtggggagtggacagaggagCAAGTATTCCGCAAATTCCTGGACAGCTTCGACTCTCCTTACGACAAGGACGGAAAGGTAATACTGATAACATCACACCATACTGACCTGGTCACTTTCAGGCATTGGGGTTGTAAAATATGGAAATGTTGGATAGAGGTTATAGTGGTCTTATCAGATgaggctggtgggaagagctataggagcacaggctcattgtaacggatggaatggaattaatggaacggagtcaaatgtggttttcatgttgttgttttttattttttttatttttagtgggtggatcagctttaatattgcggatTGATTggtgcttccatcaatgtaattgtctgaatcatttccaatcccccatatgttTTGGGGGTAAATAAACACTACCGttccaaagtttggggtcacttaaaaatgtccttgtttttgaaagaaaagcaactttttgtccattcaaataacatcaaatttatcagaaatacagtataaacattgttaatgttgtaaaagactattgtagctggaaacggcagattttttcaaatggaatatctacatagacgtacagaggcccattatcagcaaccatcactcctgtgttccaatggcacgttgtgttagctaatctaagtttataattttaaaaggctaattgatcattagaaaacccttttgcaattatgttagcacagctgaaaactgttgtcctgattaaagaagcaataaaactggccttctttagactagttgaataactggagcatcagcatttgtgggttcgacgacaggctcaaaatggccagaaacaaagtactttcttctgaaactcgtcagtctattcttgttctgagaaatgaaggctattccatgcgagaaattgccaagaaactggagatctcgtacaacgctgtgtaccacTCTCATCacaaaacagcgcaaactggctctaaccagaatagaaagaggagtgggaggccctggtgcacaactgagcaagaagacaagtacattagagtgtctagtttgagaaacagacccctcacaagtcctcaactggcagcttcattaaaaaaaaaaaagtatcctcaaaacaccagtctcatcgtcaacagtgaagagacgactctgggatgctggccttctaggtggTATGGTAGCTTGGTAGCTTGGTGGAGCTGTTTCTCACTGTCAGCCAGCAGATGTCAAGGTTTTGTTTTGTCTCTAGTTAGATATTACACCTTAGTCGCGAGATTAACTAAGCATTTAGATGTTAGCTGAAAATGTCtgaatctcaaatcaaatcaaattttatttgtcacatacacatggttagcagatgttaatgcgagtgtagcgaaatgcttgtgcttctagttccgacaatgcagtaataaccaacgagtaatctaacctaataattccacaactactaccttatacacacaagtgtaaagggataaagaatatgtacataaagatatatgaatgagtgatggtacagaacggcataggcaagatgcagtagatggtatagagtacagtatatacatatgagatgagtaatgtagggtatataaacataaagtggcatagtttaaagtggctagtgatacatgtattacataaagatggcaagatgcagtagatgatatagagtacagtatctacatatacatatgagatgactaatgtagggtatgtaaacattatattaagtggcattgtttaaagtggctagtgatacatttttacatacatttccatcaattcccattattaaagttgctggagttgagtcagtatgttagtggtgtctgtttaacagtctgatggccttgagatagaagctgtttttcagtctctcggtccctgctttaatgcacctgtactgacctcgccttctggatgatagcggggtgaacaggcagtggctcgggtggttgttgtccttgatgatctttatggccttcctgtgacatcgggtggtgtaggtgtcctggagggcaggtagtttgcccccagggatgcgttgtgcagacaatCTGCACTGAAGAGCAGGTATTGATGAGGGAACAAAAGGTTGTGACACACTCAACTCTCCCACAACATTGTCTGTCCCATTCACCTCTGGTTTTTAGTTTTCAGCCTTATCAGGGTTATGTTGAGTGTCTGTCTCTGACACTGATGGTGTGGGCTGGTTCAGGGAGCGCTGTCTGTCTGACATCCTTCCCTTCTGCAGGTCACCATGGAGGAGTTTCTCAACTACTACTGTGGAGTCAGCGCCTCCATCGATAGTGATGTCTATTTCATTCTCATGATGAAAAATGCATGGAAATTGTGAGTTTTAAGTTGATAACTTTATGATTTTTAATGGACAGTTTTTCAAGGTGCCTTCATAAACAAATATTTCATTTTGGAAATCATGTTGACAAACGAATATTAATAatgtccccccaaaaaataaaaaaataatgtcCCAATGATATGCTAATGATTATGAATGACTTGTAAATATTTCGTTCTatgtgaaaatatgtattttaattaTACAGTCCCTCTCTCCAGAAACAACCAATATTCTGTATTGTAGAATTTGAAATGTGATGTATCTGTACATCTGTGGTCCACAGTTCCTATGTTAGATACATCTTTATAAAGACGCGGGAAATCATAAAGACTGATAAATCAAAGTACAGTCATTTCAGGAGATGATGAAAGCAGGGGAAATGATACAACTGCATTTGTTTGTGGAATTAATCTGTTTAATAAAAATGTTAAACACAAAATGTAACAACATGGTCATTTCTACACAGATAATGCCGTCACATTTGTCAGATTAAAATAAACAAATACCGGATCGGTACAGATTTTGtacagtaaaataaaaacaaagcagTAATTTGCCGATGATGACTTTATGTTTAATGCTCTGCTAAAGTCTCACAAAGTGTTCAAGAAAATAATAAAGCGTTCTGCATTGAAAACTAAAATGTATGATAGTACATAGTATAGTATAATACTATAATACATCCAAGTCAGTGTAAAAAAAAGAACATACCGGTAACTGTGCAGGAAATACAATCACTTATGtgcaaaaaatgtaaaacataatGACAAACAAACACATAAACTGTGATTCAATTATGTATAGAATGTGTAGAAGGGTTTAAACCCCGAGGAATTGACATTCtaggggctctattcaatccgtatcacTGAAGCGTTACACATTGCGCAATAAAAATTGAagggtaatttccgattgagccgacatatgcaacGTTTACGTTTACCGCGAATGCAGTCTCCGATAacgcaggaacattgcctttataTTTCATTCATGCTGTAACGCTGAACTTCCgcaatacggattgaatagagccctaggtTTATTTAGCAGCTGTTGTCATGGTAAAGAGTATATCTGTGATATGAAGCAGCAGTATGTATAACGCCAAGGTGTCATGGTGGCTCGTCAGTATACCGACGGGGTTAATATAGTATGGGATGTGCAAACACAGAAAGGATAATAAGGGAGGTGCCGCGTTGTATTTCAAGTTGTTTAAGTCCTCCCTTGTCTTGTTTCTTAGCAACTAGCAACAGATTAATAACACAAAACCAAACAAACACAATGAGGATGATTCCTGTTCTGTCTCCTATCATTTGTAAATAACATGTGCATTGAGTTCTGCTAGTCTCTTGCGATACTGGGAGTCAGTGGATAGTCAGTTTGAGTCACGGTGAATTAAATAGACTTCAAATAAAAGCAGCCAAAGTCACTCAGGGTAAGAATGTAATAAGCAGCTATAATTCATCTTGAATAGataattctgtctgtctgtctcgctccctctctgtctgtctgtctgtctctccatctctctctcactggatCTGATAGAAACTAGACATGGTGACATAAGCCTCATCCTTGCCTCCTTGCTGAGTAGCACCTAGCCCCTCAGGACCAATGTTACCCTCACTGTCATCTGTCTCCACGCTCTCAAAGTCACTCCTCAGATCCAGGATCCCCACAGTGGAGCCACTGTTCCCACTGCTCCCCGCCCCACCATTGAGGTGCACTCCTGGGGACTCACACCTAAGCAGTATGGTCTCCGACCCTCCACTACTGGTGGTATGGCAGGACGTCGTATCCCCATCACGCTCTTGAATGAGGCATTGATCTTTGACCTCAGCGAGTCGATGGGAGTCAGAGTCAGGGGGTAGGGAGGTAAGGTCTTGCTCCTTGTCCGGCTCCACCAGCTGGATGTTGAGGTCACTGAACACCTCGGGGCTAAAGCTCACAGGTGGGCCCTGCTGGGTCAAAGGAAAGAGACAGAATAAAACAATATCCTCATAACTTATTATGGCCATTATCGTTCACTGTCTAGTGCATATCAGAGGACTTACCTTCATTGGCTCATAGGTCTGGGCGATCTGGAGAAGTGTGTGTTTGGGATGTGGAATGCTTGGCCATATGAAGGAATGTATTCtgtgaggacagagagacatCCAGAGGATGACATGgaggacatgcacacacacacacaaaatatgaTGTGCAGAGGAAAAGGAGATCAATTTAATACTCACTGTTTTCTCCAGAAAATACCAACTGCCAAAGTAACCAACAGCAGAGCAGCAATGGGCACGATGAGAGAATAGGAAAGCACCTGCACGTCTGTCTCTGTAGGGAAGTGGGAGAGATGATGCATGTGACTCACATTTCCTGTACCTTGCTCTATCACTTCCACCTAACTGCACAGTCCAGATATCATGCTATGCTTTTTAGATACAAGTCCTTTTTTACCTGTGTTGGTGCTGAAACTGATAGAGGTGCTCCACTCACTCCAGCTGCCATCAAAGTACCCCCCGCTTGGCTTGGCTCGCACCTTGACATTATACTCTGTGTTCTTATGGAGGTACTCGTCCCCCTCAATGATCAGAGGCTGATAGGTTATGTTTTTAACCTTTGAACAGGGTACACCGTAAAAGAAGAACAAGACAATatgacaccttcctaatatttagttgcacccccttttgccctcagaacagcctcaattgaaTGATATTCTCTGATGAAGGTCGACTGACCGAAAGCTTAGCCTCTATTAAAATAAATCTGTCTGGAAGTGTGCAGAGACTTTTTCCTGTTTCTCCAGTTTTGCGTTTTGTCTCCTCCACCTTCACTAATCAGTTTTGAGTGTGTGGTAGATTCTGCCTATTCTGATTCAACGATATGGAAATTATGGTAATATAATTAAGCTTTTGTATCCACAAATCCAAGAAAAATTGGCTTTTGGCAATTGTACCAGAGTATTTTTGACACTCCAGATGCGAAGTTGGAAAAGTTGATTGCTGGGTTTCAGGTAATCCTTCAGGTATGGATTACCAATGTATATAAGAGCCCGGTTGGAGCTCTTCAGAAATGTGGCATTCACCACCCAAGGACTCCTGGGTTTAACTGAAACATAAAGATTGATAAGAAAGACGGGATAAGTGTTAAGGGCAATTGATGCAAGTGCCAACTAAGGGCTATCAATTGATAGGTGTCATGTAAAAATGCCTCATGTTACTTTCATTCAAACCATAGGGTGAGAATGTATGAAATTATGATAACTTACTTATTTTTTTCAAACTCATTGTTTTCCAAAATGTGCCACCTCGTTTTAATTGAACGGTGAGATTATACGATTGCAGAGTGTCCAGGTCCGTAAATGTGACATTATTCCCCTTCTCTTTCAAACAGCGTTGCTTTTTGTAATCTGTGTAGCTGTAAACAAAATGTTAATAAAATCACCTTATCAATAAATTATTTCTTAATC
It encodes:
- the LOC129814037 gene encoding calcyphosin-like protein isoform X1 → MHANQRCKLITCLQTAGIMAGTSRHDREMAVNAKKQLSVCTDPVDRLRMQCLARGSSGIKGLGRTFRIMDDDNNRILDVKEFMKGLNDYGVLIEKDEAMTMFQRFDRDNSGLIDFDEFLLTLRPPMSNARKEVIMQAFRKLDKTGDGVITIEDLSGVYNAKYHPKYQNGEWTEEQVFRKFLDSFDSPYDKDGKVTMEEFLNYYCGVSASIDSDVYFILMMKNAWKL
- the LOC129814037 gene encoding calcyphosin-like protein isoform X2, whose amino-acid sequence is MAGTSRHDREMAVNAKKQLSVCTDPVDRLRMQCLARGSSGIKGLGRTFRIMDDDNNRILDVKEFMKGLNDYGVLIEKDEAMTMFQRFDRDNSGLIDFDEFLLTLRPPMSNARKEVIMQAFRKLDKTGDGVITIEDLSGVYNAKYHPKYQNGEWTEEQVFRKFLDSFDSPYDKDGKVTMEEFLNYYCGVSASIDSDVYFILMMKNAWKL
- the LOC129813985 gene encoding interleukin-7 receptor subunit alpha-like isoform X1 — protein: MAYSLWIALLMLPVLVHSQSGEELVDNEPRILCTSHLSVSAANSLTCHLDDDTDDDEMEDIKAMSLCYTDYKKQRCLKEKGNNVTFTDLDTLQSYNLTVQLKRGGTFWKTMSLKKIIKPRSPWVVNATFLKSSNRALIYIGNPYLKDYLKPSNQLFQLRIWSVKNTLVKNITYQPLIIEGDEYLHKNTEYNVKVRAKPSGGYFDGSWSEWSTSISFSTNTETDVQVLSYSLIVPIAALLLVTLAVGIFWRKQIHSFIWPSIPHPKHTLLQIAQTYEPMKQGPPVSFSPEVFSDLNIQLVEPDKEQDLTSLPPDSDSHRLAEVKDQCLIQERDGDTTSCHTTSSGGSETILLRCESPGVHLNGGAGSSGNSGSTVGILDLRSDFESVETDDSEGNIGPEGLGATQQGGKDEAYVTMSSFYQIQ
- the LOC129813985 gene encoding interleukin-7 receptor subunit alpha-like isoform X2; this translates as MAYSLWIALLMLPVLVHSQSGEELVDNEPRILCTSHLSVSAANSLTCHLDDDTDDDEMEDIKAMSLCYTDYKKQRCLKEKGNNVTFTDLDTLQSYNLTVQLKRGGTFWKTMSLKKIIKPRSPWVVNATFLKSSNRALIYIGNPYLKDYLKPSNQLFQLRIWSVKNTLVKNITYQPLIIEGDEYLHKNTEYNVKVRAKPSGGYFDGSWSEWSTSISFSTNTETDVQVLSYSLIVPIAALLLVTLAVGIFWRKQIHSFIWPSIPHPKHTLLQIAQTYEPMKGPPVSFSPEVFSDLNIQLVEPDKEQDLTSLPPDSDSHRLAEVKDQCLIQERDGDTTSCHTTSSGGSETILLRCESPGVHLNGGAGSSGNSGSTVGILDLRSDFESVETDDSEGNIGPEGLGATQQGGKDEAYVTMSSFYQIQ